One Myripristis murdjan chromosome 18, fMyrMur1.1, whole genome shotgun sequence DNA window includes the following coding sequences:
- the LOC115376072 gene encoding putative E3 ubiquitin-protein ligase ARI6: protein MSTQQQEEKRYDPKDTTLKFVNRPDDLDPLPPEEGDRCLRAEMSCGHAVTPESLTGWCRSLLDQGQYKFKCPALEADTLQKCNEEWSYQEVRRLAVLTAEEMQHFEENMARLAAAEYCEFKACPGCKTYVEREDLTNLNVECTICAADKGQVYQFCWQCLKPWKGRAPRSERCDNEGCVNHDLEILKNCKTTTFPEVQDVKDCPSIRACPTCGMRVEHDKSGCKNIICPRCQIEFCFVCLKLTPECLETSSYYIPCSDGVAPRQTSIPVWHRH from the exons ATGTCTACACAGCAACAGGAGGAAAAACGTTATGACCCCAAAGACACCACGCTGAAATTTGTCAACAGACCGGACGATTTAGATCCGCTGC CCCCagaggagggagacaggtgCCTCCGAGCGGAGATGTCCTGCGGTCATGCTGTCACCCCGGAGTCTCTCACTGGCTGGTGTCGCAGTTTGCTCGATCAG GGGCAGTATAAATTTAAGTGCCCTGCCCTGGAGGCTGACACTTTACAGAAGTGCAATGAAGAGTGGTCTTATCAAGAGGTGCGTAGGCTGGCCGTGCTGACTGCTGAAGAGATGCAGCACTTTGAGGAAAACATGGCCCGCCTGGCTGCTGCAGAGTACTGTGAATTTAAAGCA TGTCCTGGGTGCAAAACctatgtggagagagaggaccTCACCAACCTAAATGTCGAGTGCACCATCTGTGCTGCAGACAAGGGGCAGGTCTACCAGTTCTGTTGGCAGTGTCTGAAGCCGTGGAAAGGCCGGGCTCCACGCTCTGAGCGCTGTGACAACGAGGGCTGCGTCAACCACGACCTTGAAATTCTCAAGAACTGCAAGACCACCACATTTCCCGAGGTGCAGGATGTCAAGGATTGCCCCTCCATCCGGGCCTGTCCCACCTGCGGGATGAGAGTGGAGCACGACAAGTCGGGCTGCAAGAACATCATCTGTCCCCGCTGTCAGATTGAGTTCTGCTTTGTGTGTCTGAAGCTCACTCCTGAGTGTCTGGAGACAAGCTCCTATTACATACCCTGCAGTGATGGTGTGGCTCCCAGACAAACCTCCATACCCGTATGGCACAGACACTAA
- the LOC115376236 gene encoding ubiquitin carboxyl-terminal hydrolase 17-like protein E, with amino-acid sequence MGSHRINLALKLFSVFTQKDVNMSYSITEKFRKKLDSLPNSDYYGLKSHGTTCYLNSVLQVLFMTRDFREAVKRCRDQDPAAFDLHLASLFADLEKCTADPHNITKELEITDLYEQRDAAEYFEKILSLTNPEATQMFKGQLMHRNTCSDCGKCTASQSFFWTLPLTLEHRSVSDALEAFFKAEKVSGDDKMYCDQCDEKKAVTIECEITHPPEILTLLLKRFRFDLHRMCYVKVNRQIEVPQILEEKLFRQDCTYDLYAVVNHVGSLKGGHYTAEIKSYENEGWYLFSDAKVRMAKQPPITRDCPMRSSVAYLLMYRKVTRQDYERVNEANWEPYLANSDAVATESGEDICAQTALRDNSRERRKKIKQKCDMSKDSGDDLEVKKHIREQRAGRELTQQMSWRRHEPATCASPHEKMISHIDSGLRGAGNPRLELKGIEDTSLIHGQRKVERGKAAASNVKKTREVSAAKPEEQISHKDHQKGNESMRCQYERNSKERTHRCRTPEKRDKLTVAEKISDSPKNRKNPKVFPSVACERESGCAADNKNLHDALRNTTHSGAARTKFGNLAGSKYTQQTREGGVEPSVEKNRFKQEADADFSEQVPYLLAGKPQSRVNQRNHVGCSHSSISESHITNSSKKEWTPGCFTFFCAPTQNVRESPTYTSKKEKSKAKKRAAKAKPPWR; translated from the exons ATGGGGAGTCACCGCATCAATCTGGCGCTAAA acttttttcagttttcacgcAAAAGGACGTCAACATGAGTTATTCAATAACAGAGAAATTCAGAAAGAAACTGGACAGCCTTCCCAATTCAG ACTACTATGGCTTGAAAAGTCACGGCACTACATGCTATTTGAACAGTGTGCTTCAAGTGCTTTTCATGACCCGGGACTTCCGAGAGGCTGTGAAAAG ATGCCGggatcaggatccagcagccttTGATTTGCACCTTGCAAGTTTGTTTGCTGATTTAGAGAAATGTACAGCTGACCCACATAATATCACAAAGGAGCTGGAAATCACCGact TGTACGAACAGCGCGATGCTGCTGAGTATTTTGAGAAGATCCTGAGTCTGACCAACCCTGAGGCGACGCAG atgtTCAAGGGTCAGCTGATGCACAGGAACACATGCAGTGACTGCGGGAAGTGCACTGCCTCTCAGAGCTTTTTCTGGACTCTGCCTCTCACGCTGGAACACCGCAGCGTG AGTGATGCATTAGAGGCTTTCTTCAAAGCAGAGAAGGTGAGCGGGGACGACAAGATGTACTGCGACCAGTGTGATGAAAAGAAAGCTGTAACCATT GAATGCGAGATAACACATCCTCCAGAGATTCTGACCCTCTTGCTCAAGAGGTTCAGGTTTGACCTGCACCGCATGTGCTATGTCAAAGTTAATCGTCAGATCGAGGTGCCCCAAATATTAGAGGAAAAG ctctttCGTCAGGATTGCACTTATGACCTCTACGCTGTAGTTAACCATGTTGGTAGTCTAAAAGGAGGTCATTACACTGCAGAAATCAAATCTTATGAAAATGAGGGGTGGTATCTCTTCAGTGACGCCAAGGTTAGAATG GCCAAGCAACCACCGATTACAAGAGACTGTCCTATGCG GTCCTCTGTGGCTTACCTGCTCATGTACAGGAAAG TCACAAGACAAGATTATGAAAGAGTAAATGAAGCCAACTGGGAACCTTACCTGGCGAATTCAGATGCTGTGGCTACAGAGAGCGGAGAGGATATATGCGCTCAGACTGCTCTGAGGGACAACAGTCgtgagagaaggaaaaaaatcaagcaaaagTGTGACATGTCAAAAGACAGTGGCGATGATCTGGAGGTGAAGAAACACATCAGGGAGCAGCGTGCCGGCAGAGAGCTGACACAGCAGATGAGCTGGAGGAGACATGAGCCCGCGACATGTGCGAGTCCACATGAGAAAATGATTTCTCACATAGACTCTGGATTAAGAGGTGCAGGAAATCCTAGATTGGAGCTGAAGGGCATAGAAGACACATCTCTGATTCACGGTCAAAGAAAAGTGGAGCGTGGTAAAGCAGCGGCctctaatgtaaaaaaaacaagagaggtTTCTGCTGCAAAACCGGAAGAACAAATCAGCCACAAAGATCATCAAAAAGGCAATGAGTCAATGAGATGCCAATATGAACGCAACTCGAAGGAGCGCACACATCGTTGTAGAACCCCTGAAAAACGTGATAAACTCACTGTGGCTGAGAAAATCTCCGATTCccccaaaaacagaaaaaacccaAAAGTGTTTCCTTCTGTTGCttgtgaaagagagagtggcTGTGCAGCagataataaaaaccttcatgaTGCATTGAGAAACACAACTCACAGTGGAGCTGCAAGGACTAAATTTGGTAACCTTGCAGGGAGTAAATATACTCAGCAGACAAGGGAGGGTGGAGTCGAACCGAGCgtggaaaaaaatagattcaAACAGGAGGCAGATGCAGATTTCAGTGAACAAGTTCCATATTTATTGGCAGGAAAACCTCAGAGTCGAGTTAATCAGAGGAACCACGTTGGGTGTAGCCACTCATCCATCTCCGAATCACATATAACAAACAGCTCAAAGAAAGAATGGACACCTGGATGCTTCACCTTTTTCTGTGCCCCAACCCAAAACGTGAGAGAGAGTCCAACCTATacaagtaaaaaagaaaagagcaaagcTAAAAAGCGTGCAGCGAAGGCCAAACCACCTTGGAGGTGA
- the LOC115376237 gene encoding ubiquitin carboxyl-terminal hydrolase 38: protein MNSGNTEKKSWWSSFTSSSGPHGLQNQGSTCYLNCVLQVLFMTKDFREAVERLCCENHNCENLNRVEKFDFHLQRLFDELKTRKAYTNRITRELGINNVHEQRDAAEYLEKILSRTSPDASKIFCGQLRHRNTCHQCQTPVDEDGPSAGSMPLADLSFTCPTVSQ, encoded by the exons ATGAATTCAGGAAACACGGAAAAGAAGAGCTGGTGGTCCAGCTTCACCTCCTCTTCAG GACCCCATGGCTTACAAAACCAAGGGTCAACCTGCTACTTGAACTGTGTGCTACAGGTGCTGTTCATGACCAAGGATTTCAGAGAGGCTGTGGAGAG GCTCTGCTGTGAGAATCACAACTGTGAGAATCTCAACCGTGTGGAGAAGTTTGATTTTCACCTTCAACGCTTATTCGATGAATTAAAGACACGCAAGGCTTACACAAATAGAATCACACGTGAACTGGGCATCAACAACG TGCATGAGCAACGTGATGCTGCTGAGTATTTAGAGAAGATTCTGAGTCGGACCAGCCCTGATGCATCGAAG ATATTCTGTGGACAgctgagacacagaaacacctgCCACCAATGTCAGACACCCGTTGATGAAGACGGGCCAT caGCAGGCTCTATGCCACTTGCAGATTTGAGTTTTACTTGTCCGACTGTTTCTCAGTGA